Within Clostridia bacterium, the genomic segment ACAGGAGGTCGAATTGGCCGGGAACCCCGCCGAAGGGCGAGGGGGAGCCATACGGATCGCTGGCGAGCCCATGTGGAGCCGGCGCCAGCGCCCCGGCATGAGAAATGTTTCGGAAGCATCAACAGGGTAAATGGGGGTGAGCATATGGACGTGCTGGTGGTCTCCAATTATGAGGAGCTCAGCAGAAGGGCTGCCGAGCTGGTAGATGAGGCCATCCATAAGCGGCCCAACCTAGTTCTCGGCCTTCCAACCGGCTCTACGCCGCTTGGCCTTTACGCCCACCTGGTGCGCCGATTCCAGGCCGGAGCTACCAGCTGGGCCAAGGTGCGCACCTTTAATTTAGATGAATATTACCCGGTCAGGCCCCAAGACCCCTGGAGCTTTCGCCGCTACATGGAGGAGCACCTTTTCCGGCATGTGGACCTCAAGCCCGAGCACATCCATTTCCTGGACGGACAAGCGCCCGACCCGGAGGCCGAGTGCCGCCGCTACGAAGAGGCCATTGCCTCAGTTGGGGGGTTGGGCCTAGTGATCTTGGGGTTGGGGGTGAACGGCCATATCGGCTTCAATGAGCCCGGGACCCCGTGGGATTCTCGTACCCACCTGACTACCCTTAGCCAAGAAACCGTCACGGCCAACTTTGGCGCTGCTCCCCGGGAAGCCGATGATTTCTACCCGCCCCGCCAGGCCCTGACCATGGGCATCGCCACCATCATGGAGGCTCGCCAGATATTGCTCTTGGTAAGCGGCGCCAACAAATCCCGGGCCCTAGGTCGCGCCTTCAACGGCCCCGTCACTCCTAGCATCCCGGCTTCCATTCTCCAGCGCCACCCTCACCTCACCGTCATTGCCGACCGGGCCGCCGTGGGGATTAAAGCAGCCGGAAGGGCCTTGCGCGCTTAGCTGCGACCCGGGTACAAGCATGAGGCCCAAGCTTAGGCCGCCCCAAGCTCGCACGCCTACCTGCTAGCCAGGGCCACCGCCAGCGTCATATGTACCATTTTGTGCCTCCCGCTCCTTTTCCACCTTACTGCCATAGGCAGGAATGGCTGCCCTGGCAACCGCGTATCCATCCGCGCCACCTAGGCTTTAGGATTGTCATCATATATAATATGGATCAAGCCAAGGGGAACAGGAAGCAGCAAACAGTGATAAGGGCTAGCCTCTGGCGCAAACCTTGAGTGCTTTTGAGTTAGGCTGGGTACACATAGGTGAAGCCTAGGCAGGAAAGGAGAAATTATAGATGCTCGCGGGTCAGGTGGTTAACCTCAAGGAATTGGTAGATTACCAGCAGGGATCAGTGGTGAGCCGTACCGTCATTGATAAAAAGGTGGGAACCGTTACTTTATTTGCCTTTGACCAGGGGCAGGGATTGAGCGAACATACCGCCCCCTTTGATGCTCTAGTCTACATCCTGGATGGGGAAGCCGAGATCACCATCTCCGGTACC encodes:
- the nagB gene encoding glucosamine-6-phosphate deaminase, whose protein sequence is MDVLVVSNYEELSRRAAELVDEAIHKRPNLVLGLPTGSTPLGLYAHLVRRFQAGATSWAKVRTFNLDEYYPVRPQDPWSFRRYMEEHLFRHVDLKPEHIHFLDGQAPDPEAECRRYEEAIASVGGLGLVILGLGVNGHIGFNEPGTPWDSRTHLTTLSQETVTANFGAAPREADDFYPPRQALTMGIATIMEARQILLLVSGANKSRALGRAFNGPVTPSIPASILQRHPHLTVIADRAAVGIKAAGRALRA
- a CDS encoding cupin domain-containing protein; this translates as MLAGQVVNLKELVDYQQGSVVSRTVIDKKVGTVTLFAFDQGQGLSEHTAPFDALVYILDGEAEITISGTPLVAKEGEAVIMPANQPHALRATSPFKMLLIMIRS